The Medicago truncatula cultivar Jemalong A17 chromosome 4, MtrunA17r5.0-ANR, whole genome shotgun sequence genome includes a region encoding these proteins:
- the LOC25493389 gene encoding pentatricopeptide repeat-containing protein At3g14730: MNGTTISRLVLPKQQQIRSFHCYSASYDIGTCITSLQQCAQTTNLTKGKQLHTHLLKNGFFASPLAITSIINMYSKCTLINYALKVFNYPTHHDKNVFAYNAIIAGFVSNGLSQHSFGLYKQMRLLGVVIPDKFTFPCVIRACGDAGDVFEVKKIHGLLFKFGLELDVFVGSALVTTYLKFWLVVDAHEVFEELPVRDVVLWNSMVNGYAQIGCFEEALGMFRRMVENGVVPCRYTVTGVLSIYSVIGDFDNGQAVHGFLTKMGYHSSVVVLNALIDMYGKCKCASDALNVFEVMDEKDMFSWNSIISVHQRCGDHYGTLKLFDRMLGNKVQPDLVTVTTVLPACTHLAALMHGREIHGYMIVNGLGKEGRNNDFDDVLLNNALMDMYAKCGSMRDARMVFDNMTEKDVASWNIMITGYGMHGYGDEALDTFTRMRQAQLVPNEISFVGLLSACSHAGMVKEGLEFLAEMDSKYGVPPSVEHYTCVIDMLCRAGKLVEAYDLMLTMPFKADPVGWRALLAACRIYKDTDLAEIAASKVIELEPGHCGNYVLMSNVYGVVGRYEQVSELRHTMRQQNVKKRPGCSWIELMNGVHVFLTGDRTHPQTDFIYAGLNSLTAVLQEQGYVPLV, translated from the coding sequence ATGAATGGGACAACAATCTCAAGACTTGTCCTCCCAAAACAACAACAGATTCGCTCGTTTCACTGTTACTCAGCCTCATACGACATAGGAACATGCATTACATCCCTTCAACAATGTGCACAAACCACAAACCTCACCAAAGGCAAACAACTCCACACCCATTTGCTCAAAAATGGTTTCTTTGCATCCCCACTCGCCATCACCAGCATCATCAATATGTACTCCAAATGCACCCTCATCAACTATGCTCTCAAAGTTTTCAACTACCCAACCCATCATGACAAAAATGTATTCGCTTACAATGCAATCATTGCTGGATTCGTTTCAAACGGACTCTCTCAACACTCGTTTGGTCTTTACAAGCAAATGCGCCTTCTGGGTGTTGTTATTCCTGATAAATTCACGTTCCCGTGTGTGATCAGAGCTTGTGGTGATGCTGGAGATGTTTTTGAGGTTAAGAAGATTCATGGATTGTTGTTTAAATTTGGGTTGGAATTGGATGTTTTTGTTGGAAGTGCTTTGGTTACTACTTATTTGAAATTTTGGTTGGTTGTGGATGCACATGAGGTGTTTGAGGAATTGCCTGTTAGAGATGTTGTGCTTTGGAATTCGATGGTTAATGGATATGCACAGATTGGGTGCTTTGAGGAGGCTTTGGGGATGTTCAGGAGGATGGTGGAAAATGGGGTGGTTCCTTGTAGATATACGGTTACCGGTGTTTTGTCGATATATTCTGTGATAGGAGACTTTGACAACGGACAGGCTGTTCATGGATTTTTGACGAAAATGGGTTATCATTCCagtgttgttgttttgaatgcACTGATTGATATGTATGGGAAATGCAAATGTGCTAGTGATGCTTTGAATGTATTTGAGGTTATGGATGAGAAGGATATGTTTTCATGGAATTCGATCATATCAGTTCATCAACGGTGTGGTGATCATTACGGAACTTTGAAGCTTTTTGATAGGATGCTTGGCAATAAGGTTCAGCCTGATTTGGTTACAGTTACAACAGTACTTCCGGCTTGCACTCATCTAGCAGCCTTGATGCATGGTAGAGAGATACATGGGTATATGATAGTAAATGGGTTGGGTAAGGAAGGAAGAAACAATGACTTTGATGATGTTCTATTGAACAATGCTTTGATGGACATGTATGCAAAATGCGGAAGTATGAGAGATGCTCGCATGGTTTTTGATAACATGACAGAGAAGGATGTGGCCTCATGGAACATCATGATCACTGGTTATGGAATGCATGGTTATGGTGATGAGGCATTAGATACGTTTACTCGTATGCGTCAAGCTCAATTGGTACCGAATGAAATCAGTTTTGTTGGATTATTGTCTGCATGTAGCCATGCTGGCATGGTGAAGGAAGGGCTCGAATTTTTAGCTGAAATGGATTCAAAATATGGGGTACCGCCATCCGTTGAACACTACACATGTGTGATTGACATGCTTTGTAGAGCAGGGAAGCTCGTGGAGGCTTATGATTTAATGCTAACAATGCCCTTTAAAGCTGATCCTGTCGGATGGAGGGCTTTGCTAGCAGCATGCCGTATCTACAAAGATACAGATTTGGCTGAGATTGCAGCAAGTAAGGTGATTGAACTTGAGCCAGGTCATTGTGGAAATTATGTGTTGATGTCAAATGTTTATGGAGTAGTTGGTCGATACGAACAAGTATCTGAGTTGAGACATACAATGAGGCAACAAAATGTGAAAAAGAGACCAGGTTGTAGCTGGATTGAACTCATGAATGGTGTGCATGTATTTCTAACGGGTGATAGGACCCATCCCCAAACTGATTTTATCTATGCTGGTTTAAATTCATTGACAGCAGTTTTGCAAGAGCAAGGCTATGTCCCGTTGGTCTAG
- the LOC25493390 gene encoding probable starch synthase 4, chloroplastic/amyloplastic: protein MASKLATCFVCCNLSSGFNNCNNNYNQPTRRVMCSPFPSSCKIRHLRILSSQQQKRQYHKKTSSSSSSSQPSSIDGGRTIDPKSNHDHSPHNSTPSALNVNGAEQAEQLSGGQLEDLLSMIKNAEKNILLINQARVRALEDLQKVLAEKKALQAEVNDLEMRLAETDARIEVADQEKTHVELMEGQLEKLRNELAEKGSTEESNAELHDLHNDRIHSLTEELNSVREENASLKNAIESFKIQLNDVKNNDERLVVLEKERLYLESTLKDLESKLSISPEDVSELSTLRVECKHLSDKVENLQLLLDKATEQANQAVIVLEENQDLQRKVDKLETSLEEANVYKLSSDKLLKYNELMQQKIKLLENSLQKSDEDINSYIQLYQQSVNEFQDTLDILKKESKRKTLDEPVEDMPWEFWSQLLLLIDGWTLEKKIAVDDAKLLREKVWKKDKSISDVYMACKGQNEDGAISAFLGLTSSATSPGLYVIHIAAEMAPVAKVGGLGDVVCGLSKALQKKGHLVEIVLPKYDCMQYDRIGDLRALDVVIESYFDGQLFKNKIWVGTVEGLPVYFIEPHHPDKFFWRGDFYGERDDFRRFSYFSRVALEFLLQAGKKPDIIHCHDWQTAFVAPLYWDIYAPKGLNSARICFTCHNFEYQGTAAASELESCGLDSHHLNRPDRMQDNSAHDRVNSVKGGVVYSNIVTTVSPTYAQEVRTAEGGKGLHSTLSTHSKKFIGVLNGIDTDIWNPATDPFLEVQYSANDLQGKAENKEALRKNLGLSSADVKRPLVGCITRLVPQKGVHLIRHAIYLTLELGGQFVLLGSSPVPHIQREFEGIANHFKNHDNIRLILKYDESLSHTIYAASDMFIIPSIFEPCGLTQMISMRYGAVPIARKTGGLNDSVFDIDDDTIPSQFRNGFTFLNADEKGIDGALVRAINLFRDDPESWKQLVQKDMNIDFSWDSSAAQYEELYLKSVTRGRAVKRT from the exons atggcTTCGAAGCTAGCAACATGTTTTGTATGCTGCAATTTGAGCAGCGGCTTCAACAACTGTAACAATAATTATAATCAGCCTACCCGCCGCGTAATGTGCTCTCCATTTCCATCTTCCTGCAAAATCCGACACCTCCGTATTCTCAG TTCTCAGCAGCAGAAAAGACAATATCACAagaaaacatcatcatcatcatcatcatcacaaccATCTTCCATTGATGGAGGAAGAACTATCGATCCGAAATCTAATCATGATCATTCTCCACACAATTCCACACCATCG GCCTTGAATGTAAACGGAGCAGAGCAGGCTGAACAGTTGTCTGGTGGTCAATTGGAAGATTTGTTATCCATGATAAAAAATGCAGAGAAAA ACATCCTTCTTATAAATCAGGCTAGAGTTCGTGCACTTGAAGATCTTCAAAAGGTTCTTGCCGAAAAGAAAGCGTTACAAGCAGAAGTTAACGACTTAGAGATGAGGTTGGCTGAGACTGATGCGCGGATTGAAGTTGCTGACCAGGAAAAGACGCATGTGGAACTCATGGAGGGCCAGTTGGAGAAACTGCGTAATGAGTTGGCTGAAAAGGGTAGTACTGAAGAAAGCAATGCTGAATTGCATGACCTTCATAATGATAGGATCCATTCCCTTACTGAGGAGCTTAATTCGGTAAGAGAAGAAAATGCCTCTCTGAAGAATGCCATAGAATCATTTAAAATACAGCTCAATGATGTCAAGAACAATGATGAACGTTTAGTGGTATTGGAAAAGGAGCGCTTATATTTGGAATCAACCCTAAAAGACTTGGAATCAAAACTGTCAATATCTCCGGAAGATGTATCTGAACTGTCCACACTTAGAGTTGAATGCAAGCATTTATCAGATAAGGTTGAAAACTTGCAATTATTGCTAGATAAAGCAACGGAACAAGCCAACCAAGCCGTTATAGTGCTTGAAGAAAACCAGGATCTTCAAAGGAAGGTTGATAAATTGGAAACATCCCTTGAAGAAGCTAACGTCTATAAGCTATCATCTGATAAACTGCTGAAGTATAATGAACTAATGCAGCAAAAGATAAAACTACTGGAGAACAGCCTGCAAAAATCAGATGAAGATATAAACTCTTATATTCAGTTGTATCAACAGTCAGTGAACGAATTTCAAGATACACTCGatattcttaaaaaagaaaGCAAGAGAAAGACGCTGGATGAACCAGTGGAAGATATGCCATGGGAATTCTGGAGTCAATTGTTGCTTCTAATTGATGGCTGGACACTTGAAAAGAAGATAGCAGTAGATGACGCAAAGCTTTTGAGAGAAAAGGTGTGGAAAAAAGACAAGAGTATTAGTGATGTATATATGGCTTGCAAAGGTCAAAATGAAGACGGGGCTATATCTGCATTTCTTGGCCTTACATCGTCTGCAACGAG tCCAGGATTATATGTGATTCATATTGCAGCAGAGATGGCACCAGTGGCTAAG GTTGGTGGCTTGGGGGATGTTGTCTGTGGTCTAAGTAAAGCATTGCAAAAGAAGGGACACCTTGTTGAAATCGTACTTCCCAAATATGACTGCATGCAATATGACCGCATTGGTGATTTGAGA GCTTTGGATGTGGTAATAGAGTCATACTTTGATGgtcaattattcaaaaataaaatctggGTTGGCACTGTTGAAG GCCTTCCTGTTTATTTCATTGAGCCCCATCATCCTGATAAGTTCTTTTGGAGAGGAGACTTTTATGGCGAGCGTGATGATTTTAGAAGATTTTCATATTTTAGCCGTGTAGCACTTGAGTTTCTTCTTCAAGCTGGCAAGAAGCCAGATATCATTCATTGTCATGATTGGCAGACAGCATTTGTT GCTCCTTTATACTGGGACATATATGCCCCAAAAGGATTAAATTCAGCTAGGATATGCTTTACATGCCACAACTTTGAGTACCAAGGGACTGCAGCAGCTTCAGAGTTGGAATCATGTGGTCTTGATAGCCACCATCTAAACAGACCAGATAGAATGCAGGACAACTCAGCACATGATAGAGTCAATTCTGTCAAG GGTGGAGTTGTGTACTCAAACATTGTAACAACAGTTTCCCCTACTTACGCCCAAGAAGTGAGAACTGCGGAG GGAGGTAAAGGCCTCCATTCAACCCTCTCTACCCACTCCAAAAAGTTCATCGGTGTTCTTAATGGTATTGACACTGATATATGGAATCCTGCTACTGATCCATTTCTTGAAGTCCAGTACAGTGCAAATGATCTTCAAGGGAAAGCAGAGAATAAGGAAGCCTTGAGAAAGAATCTAGGTCTTTCTTCTGCAGATGTTAAGAGGCCGTTG GTTGGCTGCATAACAAGGTTGGTTCCACAAAAAGGTGTTCATCTTATAAGACATGCAATATATCTAACATTGGAGCTGGGAGGTCAATTTGTTCTACTTGGCTCAAGTCCAGTTCCACATATTCAG AGAGAATTTGAAGGCATTGCCAACCATTTCAAGAATCATGACAACATAAGGCTGATATTGAAGTATGACGAATCTCTCTCCCATACCATTTATGCTGCGTCTGACATGTTCATCATTCCATCGATCTTTGAACCTTGTGGCCTAACACAG ATGATTTCAATGAGATATGGTGCTGTACCTATCGCCAGAAAAACTGGTGGCCTAAATGACAG TGTTTTTGACATTGATGACGATACAATACCTTCACAGTTTCGGAATGGATTTACATTTTTGAATGCTGATGAGAAG GGAATAGATGGTGCCTTAGTACGCGCAATTAATCTCTTCAGGGACGACCCTGAGAGTtggaagcaacttgttcagaaggaCATGAACATTGATTTTAGCTGGGACTCTTCAGCAGCACAATATGAGGAGCTCTACTTAAAGTCTGTGACTAGAGGAAGAGCGGTAAAACGTACTTAA